Proteins encoded in a region of the Carassius carassius chromosome 49, fCarCar2.1, whole genome shotgun sequence genome:
- the panx3 gene encoding pannexin-3: MSIASKAAQAMLSDALLSDSNGDNRIRHLELDLPLDKVIKFVSVGLPLLLVSMAFAREISIGPQISCFPPNNFTIKQAAYVDTYCWDSLIHHEFDTDGNLEERSLWVHKMFPYSLLVMVMMMYLPALIWQNLAVPSLTSDLFFIIDELDKSYNRSVHLAQSILDLKQQSENPLQFQAELERAKRKRYFEYPLLERYMQCKHGSYFLVSMLFLRGFLLLTFMSASCLYLIYFHLSAFLQDEFSCFVRTGLLRDQPWVPELVQCKMTGLLVFQVISVANGAVYVLLAPIVLFSLLRLFCWDTTFLSLYEVLPGLGLMSGQKLGCPLNDLNVLLLFLRANVAQLRSYSRLRAVCSLAPPRLRGAKGVLMGEQAEEAAEAAKELEEEIREAREEGKLNLVDIMTVLGAARGNAVNCPEQRPLVEQDMTLEPNHQGYHELKETTTCCFA, translated from the exons ATGTCTATCGCCAGCAAGGCCGCCCAGGCGATGCTCTCTGATGCCCTGCTGAGTGATAGTAATGGGGACAATCGCATTCGACACCTGGAGCTGGATTTGCCATTGGATAAAGTCATCAAGTTTGTTTCTGTGGGCCTGCCACTCCTTCTGGTGTCCATGGCCTTTGCCAGAGAGATTTCTATTG GCCCACAGATTAGCTGCTTTCCTCCCAACAACTTCACAATAAAGCAGGCAGCATATGTGGATACGTACTGCTGGGACTCTCTCATACACCATGAGTTTGACACAGATGGGAACTTAGAAGAGCGTTCACTGTGGGTACATAAA ATGTTTCCATATTCCTTATTGgtcatggtgatgatgatgtaCCTGCCGGCTCTGATCTGGCAGAATCTGGCTGTGCCAAGCCTGACCTCTGACCTGTTTTTCATCATCGACGAGCTGGACAAGTCTTACAACCGCTCGGTCCACCTGGCTCAGAGCATCCTGGACCTAAAACAGCAATCAGAAAACCCACTGCAGTTTCAGGCTGAGCTTGAGAG AGCCAAACGCAAGCGTTACTTTGAGTACCCCCTGTTGGAGAGATACATGCAGTGCAAGCATGGCTCATACTTCTTGGTCAGCATGCTCTTCCTGCGAGGCTTCCTGCTCCTGACCTTCATGTCCGCCTCGTGTCTCTACCTGATCTACTTCCACCTCTCTGCCTTTCTACAAGACGAATTCAGCTGCTTTGTGCGCACCGGCCTCCTCCGTGATCAGCCCTGGGTGCCTGAGCTAGTTCAGTGTAAAATGACCGGCCTACTTGTGTTTCAGGTCATTAGCGTAGCTAACGGTGCTGTCTATGTGCTGCTAGCTCCTATTGTTCTCTTTAGCCTGCTGCGTTTGTTCTGTTGGGACACAACATTCCTCTCCCTTTACGAGGTGCTACCCGGATTGGGGCTCATGAGCGGTCAGAAACTGGGCTGCCCTCTTAACGATCTCAATGTGCTGCTCCTCTTCCTGCGCGCCAACGTAGCACAGCTGCGATCATACAGCCGCCTGAGGGCCGTCTGCTCTCTTGCACCTCCTCGACTGAGGGGTGCGAAGGGCGTGCTGATGGGGGAACAGGCCGAAGAGGCGGCAGAGGCTGCCAAGGAGCTCGAGGAGGAGATTAGAGAGGCCAGAGAGGAGGGCAAACTCAATCTAGTAGACATCATGACTGTGCTGGGAGCAGCCAGAGGAAACGCAGTGAACTGTCCAGAGCAGCGCCCTCTTGTGGAACAAGACATGACTCTTG AGCCTAACCACCAGGGGTACCATGAGTTGAAGGAGACTACAACATGTTGTTTTGCCTAA